A stretch of Prunus dulcis chromosome 6, ALMONDv2, whole genome shotgun sequence DNA encodes these proteins:
- the LOC117632074 gene encoding F-box protein At2g27310, whose amino-acid sequence MGFSATSPTVDQGDGASISAVHPDIIMAHILTRLDGQTLASASCTSSQLHAFSTEGKLWRDICSATWPSVADPRVDDLISTFPAGHRSFFSDSFPLLDNFPSRFDLSRPSSPPTTELISAVDIFYKDQLIFSKVQESETESGWFLCSPFRVDLLDPKETVPTPIRHVGEDQASLKQLEENLSLSWIVIDPTRKRAANFSSRRAVKVQRHWLTGEIQLRFATILAGEKRGEFVQCGMVVTCNWSEGGELHVREVSMQVEGMEGNHLNGKESLVILERAIEGGERRKEVKGKGRFEEYLEMKRERRERKERREKTLDMICIATAVTIFLTFWSFVFFR is encoded by the coding sequence ATGGGTTTTTCTGCTACATCACCCACCGTCGATCAGGGCGACGGCGCTTCGATCTCCGCCGTCCATCCCGACATAATCATGGCCCACATCCTCACCCGCCTCGACGGCCAGACCTTGGCCTCCGCCTCCTGCACATCCTCCCAATTACACGCCTTCTCCACAGAAGGAAAACTCTGGCGGGACATCTGCTCCGCCACGTGGCCTTCCGTCGCCGATCCACGTGTCGACGACCTCATTTCCACTTTCCCAGCCGGTCACCGCTCGTTCTTCTCCGACTCTTTCCCGCTTCTCGACAACTTTCCCTCCCGATTCGATCTCAGCCGTCCGTCTTCACCTCCCACCACGGAGCTAATCTCCGCCGTCGATATCTTTTACAAAGACCAGCTGATTTTCTCCAAGGTTCAAGAGTCCGAGACCGAATCCGGTTGGTTCCTCTGCTCGCCTTTCCGGGTTGACTTACTTGACCCGAAAGAAACAGTCCCGACACCAATCCGCCACGTCGGAGAAGACCAGGCGTCGCTGAAGCAATTAGAGGAGAACTTGAGTTTGAGCTGGATCGTGATCGACCCGACCCGGAAGCGGGCGGCGAATTTTTCGAGTCGGAGGGCGGTTAAGGTGCAGCGGCACTGGTTGACCGGGGAGATACAGTTGCGGTTCGCGACGATTTTGGCTGGGGAGAAGAGAGGGGAGTTCGTGCAGTGCGGGATGGTGGTCACGTGCAATTGGAGCGAAGGCGGGGAGCTGCACGTGAGGGAGGTGAGCATGCAGGTGGAGGGCATGGAGGGGAATCATTTGAACGGGAAGGAGAGTTTGGTAATTTTGGAAAGGGCGATCGAGGGAGGGGAGAGGAGGAAGGAGGTGAAGGGGAAGGGGAGGTTTGAGGAGTATTTGgagatgaagagagagagaagagagagaaaggagaggagagagaagactTTGGACATGATATGCATTGCCACTGCGGTTACTATTTTCTTGACCTTTTGGTCCTTCGTCTTCTTCAGATAG